From a region of the Mycolicibacterium sp. MU0050 genome:
- the pheA gene encoding prephenate dehydratase, which produces MTAIAYLGPQGTFTEAALAGMTAAGLVPGRPEVRPVPTDSTPAALEAVRAGSADYACVPIENSIEGSVLPTMDALAAGSALQIFAEFTLDVAFSIVVAPGTRAADVRTVAAFPVAAAQVRRWLQEHLPHAEVVPAISNAAAAADVRNGAADAGVSTALAAQRYELASLADGVVDEANARTRFVLVGRPAPPPARTGADRTSVVLKLDNVPGALVSALTEVSMRDIDLTRIESRPTRVELGTYVFFLDCVGHIEDSAVAEALTALHRRCEDVRYLGSWPTGTAVGAAPPQLDEAARWLARLQKGEPA; this is translated from the coding sequence GTGACCGCCATCGCCTATCTCGGTCCCCAGGGGACGTTCACCGAAGCGGCGCTGGCCGGGATGACCGCCGCCGGCTTGGTGCCGGGCCGGCCGGAGGTACGACCGGTGCCCACCGACAGCACCCCGGCGGCGCTGGAGGCGGTGCGCGCGGGCAGCGCCGACTACGCCTGCGTCCCGATCGAGAATTCGATCGAGGGCTCGGTGTTGCCGACGATGGACGCGCTGGCCGCGGGGTCGGCGCTGCAGATCTTCGCGGAGTTCACCCTCGACGTGGCGTTCAGCATCGTCGTGGCGCCGGGCACCCGGGCCGCCGACGTCCGCACGGTGGCGGCGTTCCCGGTGGCGGCCGCGCAGGTCCGCCGCTGGTTGCAGGAGCACCTGCCGCACGCCGAGGTGGTCCCGGCCATCTCGAACGCGGCCGCGGCGGCCGACGTCCGCAACGGGGCCGCCGACGCGGGCGTCAGCACCGCGCTGGCCGCGCAGCGCTACGAACTGGCGTCGCTGGCCGACGGCGTCGTCGACGAGGCGAACGCCCGCACCCGCTTCGTGTTGGTCGGTCGTCCCGCGCCCCCGCCGGCGCGCACCGGCGCCGACCGCACCTCGGTGGTGCTCAAGCTGGACAACGTGCCGGGCGCGCTGGTCAGCGCGCTGACCGAGGTCAGCATGCGCGATATCGACCTGACCCGGATCGAGTCCCGCCCCACCCGGGTGGAACTGGGCACCTACGTGTTCTTCCTCGACTGCGTGGGCCATATCGAGGACAGCGCGGTGGCCGAGGCACTTACCGCGCTGCATCGACGTTGTGAAGATGTGCGATACCTCGGATCATGGCCCACAGGAACGGCGGTCGGCGCGGCGCCGCCACAACTCGACGAAGCGGCGCGCTGGCTGGCCCGGCTGCAAAAGGGAGAACCGGCGTGA
- a CDS encoding histidine phosphatase family protein, whose translation MSGRLVLVRHGQTYGNVERRLDTRPPGAELTPLGRDQARTFARTAPAAPGLLGHSIAIRAQQTATEIGGLLGVDPLEYPGIHEVQVGELENRNDDEAVDEFTRIYRRWHEGELDLAMPGGESGVDVLDRYIPVVNDLRRRYLDDASWTEDIVVVSHGAAIRLVGAVLGGVDAAFALDNHLANAESVVLAPITDGRWSCVHWGAVGPPLTPQPTVAQTQAEDTQRAPDPMG comes from the coding sequence GTGAGCGGACGGTTGGTACTCGTCCGGCACGGCCAGACCTACGGCAACGTCGAGAGGCGCCTGGACACCCGCCCGCCCGGCGCCGAACTGACTCCATTGGGCCGCGATCAGGCCCGGACCTTCGCCCGGACCGCCCCGGCGGCGCCCGGCTTGCTCGGCCATTCGATCGCGATCCGCGCCCAACAGACCGCCACCGAGATCGGCGGGCTGCTGGGCGTGGACCCGCTGGAGTACCCCGGCATCCACGAGGTGCAGGTCGGTGAACTGGAAAACCGCAACGACGACGAGGCGGTCGACGAGTTCACCCGGATCTACCGGCGCTGGCACGAAGGCGAACTCGACCTGGCGATGCCGGGCGGGGAGAGCGGCGTCGACGTGCTGGACCGTTACATCCCCGTGGTCAACGACCTGCGCCGGCGCTATCTCGACGACGCGAGCTGGACCGAGGACATCGTGGTCGTCAGCCACGGCGCGGCGATCCGGCTCGTCGGTGCGGTGCTGGGCGGGGTCGACGCCGCCTTCGCGCTGGACAACCACCTGGCCAACGCCGAATCAGTGGTGTTGGCGCCGATCACCGACGGCCGGTGGAGCTGCGTGCACTGGGGTGCCGTCGGCCCCCCGCTGACCCCGCAGCCCACCGTCGCGCAGACTCAGGCCGAGGACACCCAACGCGCGCCGGACCCGATGGGCTGA
- a CDS encoding metallopeptidase family protein: MPVQMSAERFEELVSDALDQIPPELAAGLDNVVVLVEDRHPDEPDLLGLYEGIALTERDSHYAGALPDAIFIYRDALLDMCGSEAEVVDEVKITVVHEIAHHFGIDDERLHELGWA; encoded by the coding sequence ATGCCGGTACAGATGAGCGCGGAGCGCTTCGAGGAGCTCGTGTCCGACGCGCTGGACCAGATCCCGCCCGAACTGGCGGCCGGGCTGGACAACGTGGTGGTGCTCGTCGAGGATCGACACCCCGACGAACCCGACCTCCTCGGCCTGTACGAGGGGATCGCCCTGACGGAGCGCGACAGCCACTACGCCGGCGCGCTACCGGACGCCATCTTCATCTACCGCGACGCCCTGCTGGACATGTGCGGCTCGGAGGCCGAGGTGGTCGACGAGGTCAAGATCACCGTCGTCCACGAGATCGCCCACCACTTCGGCATCGACGACGAGCGCCTGCACGAACTGGGCTGGGCCTGA
- a CDS encoding septum formation family protein → MDLMSEVPEQDDGDKPVDPIDEDSAPDLTDDEPVAEADAEPADPEPVDDTADLDAAEPEQPEPRREPFGWLRTLHARSTRRALVLTALGALLIAGLITALPVGTHRGGLTSYLETNPVPATGTRGTEAFNNAVAGDCLNWPEGVPDEATVVDCKDEHRFEVAESVDMRTFPGSEYGPDAAPPSQARIQQISQEQCQAAVQKYLGHRYDPNSRFTTSMLWSGDQAWSKHGERRMLCGLQLPGPDGGQLAFSGKVAEIDQSKVWPAGTCLGIDPTSNQPTDIPVDCATPHAMEVTGSVNLGERFPDGLPPESEQDDFIKDTCTRLTDEYLAPVQLRTTTLTLIYSTISLPSWSAGSRQVACSIGATLGNGGWATLINDAKGPLLINGQPPVPPPAIPPERLNLPPIPLPGSSGGQNFGSSQSSGAGAGSGSSSQGTAGRQSPQQATATQAQTQAPEPEPAAGPEPGPAPGAPPPDAPPPPPDAPPPPDAPAPPPGAPPAGPAPGPGEAPPPA, encoded by the coding sequence ATGGACCTGATGTCCGAAGTACCTGAGCAGGACGACGGGGACAAACCGGTCGACCCGATCGACGAGGATTCCGCTCCCGACCTCACCGACGATGAACCCGTCGCGGAGGCCGATGCGGAACCGGCCGACCCCGAACCTGTCGACGACACTGCAGACCTCGACGCTGCAGAACCCGAACAGCCCGAACCCCGCCGCGAGCCGTTCGGGTGGTTACGCACCCTGCACGCCCGCTCCACCCGACGAGCCCTGGTCCTCACCGCGCTGGGCGCGCTGCTGATCGCCGGCCTCATCACGGCGCTGCCGGTCGGCACCCACCGTGGCGGCCTGACCAGCTACCTGGAGACCAATCCGGTTCCCGCGACCGGGACCCGCGGCACCGAGGCCTTCAACAACGCCGTTGCCGGGGACTGCCTCAACTGGCCCGAGGGCGTGCCGGACGAAGCCACCGTGGTGGACTGCAAGGACGAGCACCGCTTCGAGGTCGCCGAGTCGGTGGACATGCGGACCTTCCCCGGCTCCGAGTACGGCCCGGACGCCGCGCCGCCGTCCCAGGCCCGGATCCAGCAGATCAGCCAGGAGCAGTGTCAGGCCGCCGTACAGAAGTATCTCGGTCACCGCTACGACCCGAACAGCCGCTTCACCACCAGCATGCTGTGGTCCGGTGACCAGGCCTGGAGCAAGCACGGCGAACGCCGCATGCTCTGCGGCCTGCAGCTGCCCGGACCCGACGGGGGCCAGCTGGCGTTTTCGGGCAAGGTCGCCGAGATCGACCAGTCGAAGGTGTGGCCGGCCGGCACCTGCCTGGGCATCGACCCGACGAGCAATCAGCCCACCGACATCCCGGTCGACTGCGCCACCCCGCACGCCATGGAGGTCACCGGGTCGGTGAACCTCGGGGAGCGCTTCCCGGACGGGCTGCCCCCGGAGTCCGAGCAGGACGACTTCATCAAGGACACCTGCACCCGGCTGACCGACGAATACCTGGCCCCGGTGCAGCTGCGCACCACCACGCTGACTCTCATCTACAGCACCATCTCGCTGCCCAGCTGGTCGGCCGGCAGCCGCCAGGTGGCCTGCAGCATCGGCGCGACGCTGGGCAACGGCGGCTGGGCGACCCTGATCAACGATGCCAAGGGACCGCTGCTGATCAACGGTCAGCCGCCGGTCCCGCCGCCCGCCATCCCGCCGGAACGCCTCAACCTCCCGCCGATCCCGCTGCCGGGGTCCTCGGGCGGGCAGAACTTCGGCTCGTCGCAGTCGTCGGGTGCCGGGGCCGGCTCGGGATCGTCCTCGCAGGGCACCGCCGGCCGGCAGTCGCCGCAGCAGGCGACCGCCACCCAGGCACAGACGCAGGCGCCCGAACCCGAACCCGCGGCCGGCCCCGAACCGGGGCCCGCGCCGGGCGCGCCCCCACCGGACGCGCCGCCGCCCCCACCGGACGCTCCCCCACCGCCGGACGCGCCCGCACCGCCCCCTGGCGCTCCGCCGGCCGGCCCGGCACCCGGGCCCGGCGAGGCTCCGCCACCGGCCTGA